From the Pseudomonas putida genome, one window contains:
- a CDS encoding type II secretion system protein: protein MKRRQQGFSLIEVVLTLALLGMLATMAAPLTETVVRRGKEQQLREALYQIRDAIDAYKRAFDAGFIEKRLDASGYPPNLQVLVEGVRDVRSAKGAKFYFLRRIPHDPLVAAKNQDEGGWGLRAYASSPDNPREGEDVFDVYSKARGKGLNNIPYGQW, encoded by the coding sequence ATGAAACGCCGCCAGCAGGGTTTCAGCCTGATCGAAGTGGTGCTGACCCTGGCCCTGCTCGGGATGCTCGCGACCATGGCCGCACCCCTGACCGAAACGGTGGTGCGCCGTGGCAAGGAGCAGCAGCTGCGCGAGGCGCTGTACCAGATCCGCGACGCCATCGACGCCTACAAGCGCGCCTTCGACGCCGGGTTCATCGAAAAGCGCCTGGATGCCAGCGGCTACCCGCCAAACCTGCAGGTGCTGGTCGAAGGCGTGCGCGATGTGCGCAGCGCCAAGGGTGCCAAGTTCTACTTCCTGCGGCGCATCCCGCACGACCCGCTGGTGGCGGCCAAGAACCAGGACGAAGGCGGTTGGGGCTTGCGCGCATACGCCAGCAGCCCAGACAACCCACGCGAAGGCGAAGATGTCTTCGACGTGTATTCCAAGGCCCGTGGCAAGGGCCTCAACAACATCCCCTACGGGCAATGGTGA
- a CDS encoding type II secretion system protein, giving the protein MKRSRGFTLIELLVVMAIIATLMTIAMPRYFNSLDSSREATLRQSLAVLREALDHYYGDTGHYPDSLEQLVEQRYLRNTPVDPITERSDAWQLVPPPEGVAGGVADIKSGATGRARDGSLFAEW; this is encoded by the coding sequence ATGAAACGCAGCCGAGGCTTCACCCTGATCGAACTGCTGGTGGTGATGGCGATCATCGCCACCCTGATGACCATCGCCATGCCGCGCTACTTCAACAGCCTGGACAGCTCCCGCGAGGCCACCTTGCGCCAGAGCCTGGCGGTGCTGCGCGAAGCCCTGGACCATTACTACGGCGACACCGGCCATTACCCGGACTCGCTGGAGCAATTGGTCGAGCAGCGCTACCTGCGCAACACCCCGGTCGACCCGATCACCGAACGCAGCGACGCCTGGCAGCTGGTACCACCGCCGGAAGGTGTGGCCGGCGGCGTGGCGGACATCAAGAGCGGTGCCACAGGGAGGGCGCGTGATGGCAGCCTCTTCGCGGAGTGGTAA
- a CDS encoding type II secretion system protein, with protein sequence MAASSRSGKASAGFTYLGVLLLIAVSSVALAATGTVWSSVAQREHERELLWVGGQYAQALRSYYRASPGLAQYPKELADLLEDNRFPEAKRHIRRLYPDPITNSDDWGLLRAIDGRITGVHSRSDATPFKRSGFETQFSGFEGLEHYSDWQFVAEQAFNESAGGARTHAGPGDTP encoded by the coding sequence ATGGCAGCCTCTTCGCGGAGTGGTAAAGCCAGCGCCGGCTTCACCTACCTGGGCGTGCTGCTGCTGATCGCGGTCAGCAGCGTGGCCCTGGCCGCCACCGGCACGGTGTGGTCGAGCGTCGCCCAGCGTGAGCACGAGCGCGAGCTGCTGTGGGTGGGAGGCCAGTATGCCCAGGCCCTGCGCAGCTACTATCGCGCGTCACCAGGCCTGGCCCAGTACCCCAAGGAGCTTGCCGACCTGCTCGAGGACAACCGTTTCCCGGAGGCCAAGCGGCATATCCGCCGGTTGTACCCGGACCCGATCACCAACAGCGATGACTGGGGCCTGCTGCGCGCCATCGATGGCCGTATTACCGGCGTGCACAGCCGCTCCGATGCCACCCCGTTCAAGCGCAGTGGCTTCGAAACGCAGTTTTCCGGTTTCGAAGGCCTGGAGCACTACAGCGACTGGCAGTTCGTCGCCGAGCAGGCCTTCAACGAAAGTGCCGGCGGCGCCCGCACCCATGCCGGCCCGGGAGACACGCCATGA
- the csgE gene encoding curli production assembly/transport protein CsgE has protein sequence MKRLHALCLCLLLAAGLPGAAMADAEDEMKGFIVDNTISHIGHDFYYYFADRLRATSRLDFNLVVRERPDARWGSLVTVEFDRDVLYRRFLPPNVTQLKEEAVMAADLVKQEVIQRKLQRLLQDTTDLDRDEL, from the coding sequence ATGAAGCGCCTGCACGCCCTGTGCCTGTGCCTGCTGCTGGCAGCCGGGTTGCCAGGCGCGGCCATGGCCGACGCCGAGGATGAGATGAAGGGTTTCATCGTCGACAACACCATCTCGCACATCGGCCACGACTTTTACTACTACTTCGCCGACCGCCTGCGCGCCACCAGCCGCCTGGACTTCAACCTGGTGGTGCGCGAGCGCCCGGATGCCCGCTGGGGCAGCCTGGTGACCGTAGAGTTCGACCGTGACGTGCTGTACCGGCGCTTTCTGCCGCCGAACGTCACCCAATTAAAAGAAGAGGCCGTGATGGCCGCCGACCTGGTCAAGCAGGAAGTCATTCAGCGCAAGCTGCAACGTCTGCTGCAGGACACCACTGATCTGGATAGGGATGAGCTATGA
- a CDS encoding curli assembly protein CsgF, which yields MNTCIPRCLAAGLLLSACAVHATELVYTPVNPAFGGNPLNGTWLLNNAQAQNDHDDPDLKDRASAFGGTSALERFSNQLESRMLSQLLDNISNGQTGSMATDAFLIDVIDDSGALSIKVTDRATGEISIIEVSGLNP from the coding sequence ATGAACACTTGCATACCCCGTTGCCTTGCGGCTGGCCTGCTGCTCAGTGCCTGCGCCGTCCACGCCACCGAGCTGGTGTACACCCCGGTCAACCCCGCGTTCGGCGGCAACCCGCTGAACGGCACCTGGCTGCTGAACAACGCCCAGGCGCAGAACGACCACGACGATCCCGACCTCAAGGACCGCGCATCCGCCTTCGGCGGCACCTCGGCCCTGGAGCGCTTCAGCAACCAGCTGGAGTCGCGGATGTTGTCGCAGTTGCTGGACAACATCAGCAATGGCCAGACCGGGAGCATGGCCACCGACGCGTTCCTGATCGATGTCATCGATGACTCGGGTGCCCTGAGCATCAAGGTCACCGATCGCGCCACGGGAGAAATTTCGATCATTGAGGTCAGTGGCCTGAACCCCTGA
- a CDS encoding CsgG/HfaB family protein — MKRLLSALLILATLEGCGLRQPMPAEQDSETPTLTPRASTYYDLINMPRPKGRLMAVVYGFRDQTGQYKPTPASSFSTSVTQGAASMLMDALSASGWFVVLEREGLQNLLTERKIIRASQKKPDVPENIMSELPPLQAANLMLEGGIIAYDTNVRSGGEGARYLGIDISREYRVDQVTVNLRAVDVRTGQVLANVMTSKTIYSVGRSAGVFKFIEFKKLLEAEVGYTTNEPAQLCVLSAIEAAVGHLLAQGIERRLWQVAGDPGEGKAEVDKFLSQNQQQ, encoded by the coding sequence ATGAAACGTCTGCTGAGCGCTTTGCTGATCCTCGCCACCTTGGAAGGCTGTGGCCTGCGCCAACCGATGCCGGCCGAACAGGACTCGGAAACCCCGACCCTGACGCCACGCGCGTCTACCTATTACGACCTGATCAACATGCCACGCCCGAAAGGCCGGTTGATGGCCGTGGTGTATGGCTTCCGCGACCAGACCGGGCAGTACAAGCCGACCCCGGCCAGCTCGTTCTCCACCAGTGTCACCCAGGGTGCGGCGAGCATGCTGATGGATGCCCTGAGTGCCAGCGGCTGGTTCGTGGTGCTGGAGCGTGAGGGCCTGCAGAACCTGCTGACCGAACGCAAGATCATCCGTGCTTCGCAGAAGAAGCCCGACGTACCCGAGAACATCATGAGCGAGCTGCCACCGTTGCAGGCCGCCAACCTGATGCTCGAAGGCGGCATCATCGCCTACGACACCAACGTGCGCAGCGGCGGCGAGGGCGCCCGTTACCTGGGCATCGACATCTCCCGCGAGTACCGGGTCGACCAGGTCACGGTCAACCTGCGCGCGGTAGACGTGCGCACCGGGCAGGTGCTGGCCAATGTGATGACCAGCAAGACCATCTACTCGGTAGGCCGTAGTGCCGGGGTGTTCAAGTTCATCGAGTTCAAGAAGCTGCTTGAGGCTGAAGTGGGCTACACCACCAACGAACCGGCGCAGCTGTGCGTGCTGTCGGCGATCGAGGCGGCGGTGGGGCACCTGCTGGCCCAGGGGATCGAGCGGCGGTTGTGGCAGGTGGCGGGGGATCCGGGGGAAGGCAAGGCAGAGGTGGACAAGTTCCTTAGCCAGAACCAGCAGCAGTGA
- the alkB gene encoding DNA oxidative demethylase AlkB: MIQSDLDLFGPQPQRLASHTVLLPGFALVVIEQVLDALRPVLRAAPFRHMQTPGGLNMAVALTNCGSLGWVSDAKGYRYSPTDPVSGQPWPALPQVLLELAGRAAAAAGFEGFVPDACLVNHYLPGTRLSLHQDRDEQDFGQPIVSISLGLPAVFLFGGLQRSDRTQRIPLSHGDVLVWGGEDRLRFHGVLPIKPGLHPRMGERRINLTLRKAG, from the coding sequence ATGATCCAGTCCGACCTCGACCTGTTCGGCCCCCAGCCACAACGCCTGGCCAGCCACACCGTACTGTTGCCCGGCTTCGCCCTGGTCGTCATCGAGCAAGTGCTCGACGCCCTGCGCCCGGTGCTGCGCGCCGCGCCGTTCCGGCACATGCAGACACCGGGCGGCCTGAACATGGCCGTGGCGTTGACCAATTGCGGTTCGCTGGGTTGGGTCAGTGATGCCAAAGGCTACCGCTACAGCCCCACCGATCCGGTCAGCGGCCAACCCTGGCCCGCCCTGCCCCAGGTACTGCTTGAGCTGGCGGGTCGCGCAGCGGCGGCGGCCGGTTTCGAGGGTTTCGTGCCCGATGCCTGCCTGGTCAACCATTACCTGCCCGGCACCCGCCTGAGCCTGCACCAGGACCGCGACGAGCAGGACTTCGGCCAGCCGATCGTGTCGATCTCACTGGGGTTACCGGCGGTTTTTCTGTTTGGCGGGTTGCAGCGGTCGGACAGGACTCAGCGGATACCGTTGAGCCATGGTGATGTGCTGGTGTGGGGAGGTGAAGATCGGCTGCGCTTTCATGGGGTGTTGCCGATAAAGCCAGGTTTGCATCCCAGAATGGGCGAGCGGCGGATCAACCTGACCTTGCGCAAGGCAGGTTGA
- a CDS encoding curlin produces the protein MFKLAPLSAAIVLALAGQVMADDSTSNQSQTGNQNIAEVQQTVAPFASATQTQTGKGHNHLAVQENSTSNIDQTASGSYNAGYGEQLFENGSQITQQAAGSYNDAFASQSVGENNQSLQNQQGSENRSTVWQDTQTGSQVTTTQSGQRNEAFVEQLFGGSNNRANITQDGQDNYATSEHILHNDGYVQIYQQGKQNFAYGDQRDGNGGTINIDQYGTGHSVEVWQDTQTGASATVNQTGQTNEGYIDQSFGKDNVANLYQQGQSNASWSDQFETNNSNTTVSQSGKTNSSFTYQTGDNQSLTVNSKGTGNKVLASNWKGDKMGGQFGKNQTANINQNGTNNSANLTQNGEYQLATLSQKGTGNTMETKQADSYNELYFEQNGSDNSLIADQRGTDNYAFGSSTGSGNSINLDQSGYANQSYTNQLYGSGNSATIKQADTANVAYVTQGGNNNAAIVNQSGANQSATINQMGNGNTATATQR, from the coding sequence ATGTTCAAGCTCGCCCCCCTAAGCGCCGCTATCGTCCTGGCCTTGGCCGGCCAGGTCATGGCTGACGACAGCACCTCGAACCAGTCGCAGACCGGTAACCAGAACATCGCCGAAGTGCAGCAGACGGTCGCGCCGTTCGCCTCGGCCACCCAGACGCAGACCGGCAAGGGCCACAACCACCTGGCAGTGCAGGAAAACAGCACGAGCAATATCGACCAGACCGCCAGTGGTTCGTACAACGCCGGCTACGGCGAGCAGCTGTTCGAAAATGGCAGCCAGATCACCCAGCAGGCCGCCGGTTCCTACAACGACGCCTTCGCCAGCCAGTCGGTGGGCGAGAACAACCAATCGCTGCAGAACCAGCAAGGCAGCGAAAACCGCTCGACCGTGTGGCAGGACACCCAGACCGGCAGCCAGGTCACCACCACCCAGAGCGGCCAGCGCAACGAAGCCTTCGTCGAGCAGCTGTTCGGCGGCAGTAACAATCGCGCCAACATCACCCAGGATGGCCAGGACAACTACGCGACCTCCGAGCACATCCTGCACAACGATGGCTATGTGCAGATCTACCAGCAAGGCAAGCAGAACTTCGCCTATGGCGACCAGCGCGACGGCAACGGCGGCACCATCAACATCGACCAGTACGGCACCGGCCACTCGGTGGAGGTCTGGCAGGACACCCAGACCGGCGCCAGCGCCACGGTCAACCAGACCGGCCAGACCAACGAAGGCTACATCGATCAGAGCTTCGGCAAGGACAACGTCGCCAACCTGTATCAACAAGGCCAGTCCAACGCCAGCTGGTCGGATCAGTTCGAGACCAACAACTCGAACACCACCGTCTCGCAAAGTGGCAAGACCAACAGCAGCTTCACCTACCAGACCGGTGACAACCAGAGCCTGACCGTCAACAGCAAGGGCACCGGCAACAAGGTCCTGGCGAGCAACTGGAAAGGCGACAAGATGGGTGGCCAGTTCGGCAAGAACCAGACGGCCAACATCAACCAGAACGGCACCAACAACAGCGCCAACCTGACCCAGAACGGCGAGTACCAACTGGCCACGCTGAGCCAGAAAGGCACCGGCAACACCATGGAGACCAAGCAGGCCGACAGCTACAACGAGCTGTACTTCGAGCAGAACGGGAGCGACAACAGCCTGATTGCCGACCAGCGCGGCACCGACAACTACGCCTTCGGCTCGTCCACCGGCAGTGGCAACAGCATCAACCTGGACCAGTCCGGCTACGCCAACCAGAGCTACACCAACCAGCTGTACGGCAGTGGCAACAGCGCAACGATCAAGCAGGCCGATACCGCCAACGTCGCCTACGTGACCCAGGGCGGCAACAACAACGCGGCCATCGTCAACCAGAGCGGCGCCAACCAGAGCGCCACCATCAACCAGATGGGCAACGGCAACACGGCCACCGCTACCCAACGCTGA
- a CDS encoding curlin has protein sequence MKRLYPLLLSLALSGQAGADDLMDNADLAPGSDLGEPVIIRLLPVGAGQAAVIEQQGNGNRAALDQNGQALLGRIVQAGGAQEAYILQEGSDLMASISQQGYGNSAAIRQSGTSNSASIDQIGNNNSASIEQAGSGLSSSVTQAGNGQHVQITQYR, from the coding sequence ATGAAGCGCCTGTATCCACTGCTGCTGAGCCTGGCCCTGTCGGGCCAGGCCGGGGCCGATGACCTGATGGACAACGCCGACCTGGCACCCGGCAGCGACCTCGGTGAACCGGTGATCATCCGCCTGCTGCCGGTCGGTGCCGGCCAGGCGGCGGTGATCGAGCAGCAAGGCAACGGCAACCGCGCCGCCCTCGACCAGAACGGCCAGGCCCTGCTGGGCCGCATCGTCCAGGCCGGGGGCGCGCAGGAGGCGTACATCCTGCAGGAAGGTAGTGACCTGATGGCCAGCATCAGCCAACAGGGATATGGCAACAGCGCTGCGATCCGTCAGAGCGGCACCAGCAACAGCGCCAGCATTGACCAGATCGGCAACAACAACAGCGCCAGTATCGAACAGGCCGGCTCAGGCCTGAGCAGTTCAGTGACCCAAGCCGGCAATGGCCAGCATGTTCAGATCACCCAATACCGATAG
- a CDS encoding Ig-like domain-containing protein — translation MNTWQRRALLAAGFSLTVTSAAWAALSDVDPGPYTFATGGYPMWYKDANDLSLELCQSRATSSRAPGAPGAPAYMCTLLPEPGVYDDALPLVFPDNWPPEMFWFLAETEIPQVGNSGYELEVYVAGLEAAFAAENPVDGDQQSFARIRIRASVPRTGTYTITHPYGVETVNVTTAGRRAINITRDIGIGAPGNFTGALNGNLGPWLRGVGGPYTEVNPDTSATETFVGDPNITEAVTGSPFNTNFVRIDGPAGTIQTNVFTVSGKVLDQRAQTPVTLERATYSRNGAGSRVEVFAKAPNNASVCMRNGLALVGTPPSPCQFSLLPDNNGLFFSQQLSQAAPPAVVVVTASTTTGGTRPTALSSKLTDVVKISTARYDWANKRLVIEARSSDEVVIPDMLAQGYGRLSKSGTLQTLTVNDLAQPPASVTVKSAHGGSDVEPVVVVGNAPVEADNQAPLAQADSGSTSVGVPLTLNLLQNDSDPDGNVPLTISDLTQPGTGLGGVVLNGTTSVTYTPPAGATQPLVATFSYRAMDAKGLKSVPATVTINVAPNQPPTVTAQTVATLGVPLTINVLAGAADPEGNTPLVVANVTQPAAGRGTVSTDGSTVTYTPPATVTTAFSTTFTYQVRDSLGALSNPGTVTVNVSPRPAAETFAVTAATVLARSNNRYNWDVSGTSSVTTGNTITVRVTTTTGVQTLGTTTVPVTGRWRLTVSNSTTIVPTAAPTATVTSSQGSTRTVNVTVQ, via the coding sequence ATGAACACTTGGCAACGCCGTGCGCTGTTGGCCGCCGGTTTCTCCCTGACCGTCACCAGCGCTGCCTGGGCAGCGCTTTCGGATGTCGATCCGGGCCCTTACACCTTTGCAACTGGCGGCTATCCGATGTGGTACAAGGACGCCAACGATTTGTCCCTGGAGCTGTGCCAGTCACGGGCCACCAGCAGCCGGGCGCCCGGTGCGCCAGGGGCACCGGCCTACATGTGCACCTTGCTGCCCGAGCCGGGCGTCTACGACGATGCCTTGCCACTGGTGTTCCCCGACAACTGGCCCCCGGAGATGTTCTGGTTCCTCGCGGAAACTGAAATCCCGCAAGTAGGCAACAGCGGCTATGAGCTCGAAGTCTATGTCGCCGGCCTGGAAGCTGCGTTCGCCGCGGAAAACCCGGTCGACGGCGATCAGCAGAGCTTTGCCCGCATTCGTATCCGCGCCTCGGTACCCCGCACCGGCACCTATACCATTACCCACCCATACGGCGTGGAGACGGTCAATGTCACCACTGCCGGGCGTCGCGCGATCAACATCACCCGCGATATCGGCATCGGTGCACCGGGCAACTTCACCGGGGCCCTGAACGGCAACCTCGGCCCATGGTTGCGCGGGGTCGGCGGCCCCTATACCGAAGTGAATCCAGACACCAGCGCCACCGAGACCTTTGTCGGCGACCCGAATATCACCGAGGCCGTGACCGGTAGCCCGTTCAATACCAACTTCGTGCGCATCGACGGCCCGGCCGGTACCATCCAGACCAACGTCTTCACGGTGTCGGGCAAGGTCCTCGACCAGCGTGCGCAAACCCCGGTGACCCTGGAGCGCGCCACCTACTCGCGCAATGGCGCAGGCAGCCGCGTCGAAGTGTTCGCCAAGGCCCCCAATAATGCCAGCGTGTGCATGCGCAATGGCCTGGCACTGGTCGGCACACCGCCCTCGCCTTGCCAGTTCAGCCTGCTGCCGGACAACAACGGGCTGTTCTTCAGCCAGCAACTGAGCCAGGCGGCACCGCCAGCGGTGGTAGTGGTCACCGCCAGTACCACCACCGGTGGCACGCGCCCGACGGCACTGTCGAGCAAGCTCACCGACGTGGTGAAAATCAGCACCGCGCGCTACGACTGGGCCAACAAGCGCTTGGTGATCGAAGCCCGCTCCAGTGACGAAGTGGTCATTCCCGACATGCTGGCACAGGGTTATGGCCGGTTGTCCAAGTCGGGCACGTTGCAGACCCTCACCGTCAATGACCTCGCTCAACCGCCGGCCAGCGTCACGGTCAAATCTGCTCACGGCGGCAGTGACGTGGAACCGGTGGTGGTGGTCGGCAACGCCCCGGTCGAGGCCGACAACCAGGCACCGCTGGCCCAGGCCGACAGCGGCAGCACCAGTGTCGGCGTGCCGTTGACCCTGAACCTGCTGCAGAACGACAGCGACCCTGACGGCAACGTGCCGCTGACCATCAGCGACCTCACCCAACCCGGTACCGGCCTGGGCGGCGTGGTGCTCAACGGCACCACCTCGGTGACTTACACCCCACCTGCCGGCGCCACGCAACCACTGGTGGCCACCTTCAGCTACCGGGCGATGGATGCCAAGGGGCTCAAGTCGGTGCCGGCCACGGTCACCATCAACGTCGCACCGAACCAGCCGCCAACCGTCACCGCGCAAACCGTGGCAACCCTGGGCGTGCCCCTGACCATCAACGTGCTCGCAGGCGCCGCCGACCCTGAAGGCAACACGCCGCTGGTGGTCGCCAACGTGACGCAACCTGCTGCGGGCCGCGGCACGGTGAGTACCGATGGCAGCACGGTCACCTACACCCCGCCAGCCACGGTGACCACGGCGTTCAGCACCACCTTCACCTATCAGGTGCGGGACTCGCTGGGGGCGCTGTCCAACCCGGGCACGGTCACCGTCAACGTGTCGCCACGCCCTGCCGCCGAGACCTTCGCGGTCACCGCAGCCACCGTCCTGGCCCGCTCGAACAACCGGTACAACTGGGATGTCAGCGGCACCTCGTCAGTGACTACCGGCAACACCATCACCGTGCGGGTCACCACCACCACCGGCGTGCAGACCCTCGGCACCACCACGGTACCGGTGACCGGCCGCTGGCGCCTGACGGTGAGCAACAGCACCACGATCGTCCCGACGGCCGCACCGACCGCCACCGTGACGAGCAGCCAGGGCAGTACCCGTACCGTCAACGTAACCGTGCAGTAA
- a CDS encoding sigma-54-dependent Fis family transcriptional regulator: protein MARQFPITNAQDPLHESRQARMRLASEGELPLGMLRDEIDASWRRSLGHGLDCLQGEQVGLGLEQGHDLRTLLERNRLLVDAVTPELDYLVSRQGKAGIIILGDAQANVLAIEGQKHVLQREGLRDLHPGSCWSESLRGTNAIGTAVVEGRPTLINCGEHYLDRLSPFSCTSVPLRDPRGEVIGVLDITREGVMAQPQDSLSMLMLAAGNIESRLFGLCHPEQLVLAFHSRPQYLNSAWHGLLALSLDGEVLAANDNACQLLQVPRQGLIGRRSSDLLGERSPAFIARLWQGGVSNVQTAKGEFFFRALQLPRHSPLNGSAAQARPAAANKTPALDALAGGDARLARNLRMARQGLGNGLPVLLLGETGTGKEVVARALHQASPRADKPFVAVNCAAIPEGLIESELFGYREGAFTGSRRGGMVGRLMQAHGGTLFLDEIGDMPLALQARLLRVLQERRVAPLGAGDEQDIDVALICATHRDLKRLVQEQRFREDLYYRVNGVSLRLPALRERDDLASIIEGLLDKSGAKGVSLDPALAALLEGFDWPGNIRQLEMVVRTALAMREDGEQVLTLDHLTDCLLEELASGATPSGSLKDNELELIRGALARHQGNVSAAAEALGISRATLYRKLKQLRG from the coding sequence ATGGCGCGACAATTTCCCATAACAAACGCCCAAGACCCGCTGCACGAATCCCGCCAGGCGCGCATGCGCCTGGCCAGCGAAGGCGAGCTGCCGCTGGGCATGCTGCGCGATGAAATCGACGCCTCCTGGCGCCGCAGCCTCGGCCATGGCCTGGATTGCCTGCAAGGCGAGCAGGTCGGCCTGGGCCTGGAGCAGGGCCATGACCTGCGCACGCTGCTGGAACGCAACCGGCTGCTGGTGGACGCCGTCACCCCCGAGCTGGACTACCTGGTCTCGCGCCAGGGCAAGGCCGGCATCATTATCCTCGGCGATGCCCAAGCCAACGTGCTGGCCATCGAAGGGCAGAAGCACGTGCTGCAACGCGAAGGCCTGCGCGACCTCCACCCTGGCAGCTGCTGGAGCGAATCGCTGCGTGGCACCAACGCCATCGGCACCGCCGTGGTTGAAGGCCGGCCGACGCTGATCAACTGCGGCGAGCACTACCTGGACCGTCTGAGCCCGTTCTCCTGTACCTCGGTGCCACTGCGCGACCCGCGCGGCGAAGTGATCGGCGTGCTCGACATCACCCGTGAAGGGGTCATGGCCCAGCCGCAGGACAGCTTGAGCATGCTGATGCTGGCAGCCGGCAATATCGAGAGCCGGCTGTTCGGCCTGTGCCACCCCGAGCAGTTGGTGCTGGCCTTCCACAGCCGCCCGCAATACCTCAACAGTGCCTGGCACGGCTTGCTGGCCCTGAGCCTGGACGGTGAAGTGCTGGCCGCCAACGACAACGCCTGCCAATTGCTCCAGGTGCCGCGCCAGGGCCTGATCGGGCGCCGCAGCAGCGACCTGCTGGGTGAGCGTTCACCGGCCTTCATCGCCCGCCTGTGGCAGGGCGGTGTGAGCAACGTGCAAACGGCCAAGGGCGAATTCTTCTTCCGGGCGCTGCAGTTGCCACGGCACAGCCCGCTCAATGGCAGCGCGGCGCAGGCCAGGCCGGCGGCGGCCAACAAGACACCCGCGCTGGATGCCCTGGCCGGCGGTGATGCGCGGCTGGCGCGCAATCTGCGCATGGCCCGCCAGGGCCTGGGCAATGGCCTGCCGGTGTTGCTGCTGGGTGAGACCGGTACCGGCAAGGAAGTCGTGGCCCGTGCCCTGCACCAGGCCAGCCCGCGGGCCGACAAACCATTCGTTGCGGTCAACTGCGCGGCGATTCCCGAAGGGCTGATCGAGTCCGAACTGTTCGGCTACCGCGAGGGCGCCTTCACCGGCTCGCGCCGAGGCGGCATGGTCGGGCGGCTGATGCAGGCCCATGGCGGCACGCTGTTCCTCGACGAGATCGGTGACATGCCGCTGGCCCTGCAGGCGCGGCTGTTGCGCGTGCTGCAGGAGCGCCGGGTGGCGCCGCTGGGCGCGGGCGACGAGCAGGACATCGACGTGGCGCTGATCTGCGCCACCCACCGCGACCTCAAGCGCCTGGTACAGGAACAGCGCTTTCGCGAAGACCTGTACTACCGGGTCAACGGCGTGTCGCTGCGCCTGCCGGCCCTGCGCGAGCGCGATGACCTGGCGAGCATCATCGAGGGCTTGCTGGACAAGTCCGGGGCCAAGGGCGTGAGCCTGGACCCGGCCCTGGCGGCACTGCTCGAAGGCTTCGACTGGCCGGGCAACATCCGCCAGCTGGAAATGGTCGTGCGCACCGCCCTGGCCATGCGCGAGGACGGCGAGCAGGTGCTGACCCTCGATCACCTGACCGATTGCCTGCTGGAAGAACTGGCCAGTGGCGCGACGCCCTCCGGGAGCCTCAAGGACAATGAACTGGAATTGATCCGTGGCGCCCTGGCGCGCCACCAGGGCAATGTCTCGGCCGCTGCCGAAGCGCTGGGCATCAGCCGGGCGACGCTGTACCGCAAGCTCAAGCAGTTGCGCGGCTGA